In Myxococcales bacterium, one genomic interval encodes:
- a CDS encoding sel1 repeat family protein: MSAPFQVRAGTTGGLALCLGVLAACGATPGAPTGARSPSEALDGEVRCSSIADRAQPLVVDWNQDERAHVREAMASGLPVFRHDCGGLVLLRGCTARGAYGFVGSSRKEELVRLADKSEVVLNLPTFGASLARTLSSQERTLDIATVLVGMERTLHSSVSPHQLEGGAACAGATHFLRGAHVGAFALDLGVKTGAARRASSVFESRTHDGPLATRRDGDVRACNDSLPTAVRAPDRCSTLVRLELTRIGIEHGDDAADDFCPSGLVFAEGRCTLPTSAASHRCKKTDPGDCERQCRLGNVQSCATLSSLLGDGRGVEKNEVRAFELARKACDDASPDGCFLAGLALQFGRGVAKDTAEAVKAHERACDDGVLTGCWALGDLVRKGAGVPRDPARALALHKKACSGGLSIACIELAKLTSQHDPKEGAALMARTCEAGHPKACAVLSAYYAEGTGVERDFEKATELASRACAKNDATGCFHLGLLHQKSIIATPDIAEARRLFEKACEMKEGPACNNLGVMYELGQGGSKDPAQGLAMHVRGCELGWGTSCLNAGLSHAQGKSAAPNGERAAHFFREGCDRGDAQSCSMLAECFKDGTGVEEDPKRAAELHRHACELGHARGCSDLGSLYFKGRGVPQSNEDAFTWLRRGCRGGDTWACDQLRRNGRM; the protein is encoded by the coding sequence ATGAGCGCTCCGTTTCAGGTTCGAGCTGGGACCACCGGAGGGCTCGCGCTTTGCCTCGGGGTCCTTGCTGCGTGCGGCGCGACGCCAGGAGCGCCCACGGGCGCTCGTTCGCCGAGCGAGGCGCTCGATGGCGAGGTCCGCTGCTCGTCGATCGCCGATCGCGCACAGCCGCTCGTCGTCGATTGGAACCAGGACGAGCGCGCTCACGTTCGGGAGGCGATGGCCAGTGGGCTCCCCGTGTTTCGCCACGACTGCGGAGGACTCGTCCTTCTCCGCGGTTGCACCGCGCGAGGCGCCTACGGATTCGTCGGCTCCAGTCGCAAGGAGGAGCTCGTGCGACTGGCGGACAAGTCCGAGGTAGTCCTCAACCTGCCGACGTTCGGGGCGAGCCTTGCCCGAACCTTGTCGTCGCAAGAGCGGACACTCGACATCGCGACGGTGCTCGTCGGCATGGAGCGGACACTTCACTCGAGCGTTTCCCCGCACCAGCTGGAAGGTGGTGCCGCATGCGCAGGGGCGACGCACTTCCTACGTGGCGCTCACGTTGGAGCATTCGCGCTCGACCTCGGGGTGAAGACCGGTGCAGCGCGTCGAGCGTCGAGCGTGTTCGAGTCGCGCACGCATGATGGACCGCTCGCGACGCGACGCGACGGGGACGTGCGTGCCTGCAACGACAGCTTGCCCACCGCCGTGCGAGCTCCGGATCGGTGCTCCACACTGGTTCGGCTGGAGCTGACGAGGATTGGCATCGAGCACGGCGACGACGCAGCGGACGACTTCTGTCCGTCGGGCCTGGTCTTCGCCGAAGGGAGGTGCACTCTCCCGACGAGCGCAGCCTCTCACCGGTGCAAGAAGACCGATCCCGGCGACTGCGAGCGGCAATGTCGCCTGGGGAATGTTCAGAGCTGCGCAACTCTCAGCTCTCTGCTGGGCGATGGCCGTGGCGTCGAGAAGAACGAGGTTCGCGCCTTCGAGCTCGCGCGAAAGGCGTGCGACGACGCCTCGCCCGACGGCTGCTTTCTGGCGGGCCTCGCGCTGCAGTTCGGCAGGGGCGTGGCCAAGGACACGGCCGAGGCCGTCAAGGCTCACGAGCGCGCTTGTGATGACGGCGTGCTCACCGGTTGCTGGGCGCTCGGCGACCTCGTGAGGAAGGGCGCAGGCGTTCCGCGTGACCCCGCTCGCGCGCTCGCACTCCACAAGAAGGCCTGCAGCGGCGGGCTGTCGATCGCGTGTATCGAGCTTGCGAAGCTCACGTCGCAACACGATCCGAAAGAGGGCGCCGCTTTGATGGCTCGCACGTGCGAGGCGGGGCACCCCAAGGCCTGTGCTGTCCTTTCGGCGTACTACGCCGAAGGAACGGGCGTCGAGCGTGACTTCGAGAAGGCCACCGAGCTCGCCAGCCGAGCGTGTGCGAAGAACGATGCGACCGGCTGCTTCCACCTCGGCCTGCTTCATCAGAAGAGCATCATCGCCACCCCGGACATCGCGGAGGCAAGGCGCCTCTTCGAGAAGGCGTGCGAGATGAAGGAGGGACCTGCCTGCAACAACCTTGGCGTCATGTACGAGCTTGGCCAAGGAGGCAGCAAGGACCCGGCGCAGGGGCTCGCGATGCACGTGCGTGGATGCGAGCTCGGTTGGGGGACCTCATGTCTGAACGCTGGCCTCTCCCACGCACAGGGAAAGAGCGCGGCTCCGAACGGAGAGCGCGCCGCGCATTTCTTCCGCGAAGGATGTGATCGCGGCGACGCACAATCCTGCTCGATGCTCGCGGAATGCTTCAAGGATGGCACCGGGGTCGAGGAGGACCCGAAGCGCGCAGCGGAGCTCCACCGGCATGCCTGCGAGCTTGGACACGCCCGCGGTTGTTCCGATCTGGGGTCGCTCTACTTCAAAGGGCGAGGCGTTCCGCAGAGCAACGAGGACGCATTCACCTGGCTTCGTCGCGGATGTCGGGGGGGCGACACCTGGGCTTGCGATCAGCTCAGGCGCAACGGGCGGATGTAG
- a CDS encoding sel1 repeat family protein produces MSIREKFRVLFGASSLIATGALGVSPAGCATNLTATTSGRTAGEVVDGELRCSAIAAQAQPLVVDWTDEDRAQLSEAMAGGLAVFRYDCAGLKLLRGCKAQGSYGFAGTSRKEELVRLADRSEVRLNLPTFGGALASSLASRDRTLDVAMVLIGKQRALSTSVGAKQLEGAGACAGATHFLRGAHLGAFALDTGAKGTPRQPSSVFEAHAAGSPLSVRRDGDVRRCAETDPTAVRPPDGCGSFVRLELTKVGTPGGEDAAEDACPSGLVLAEGKCALPTSATAHQCKKTEPNDCVAQCARGHARSCETLSFLLGEGRGVEKDQGRAFEIAQKACDDGASGACFLAGHALHEGRGVRRDPSRAAVLYRRACDDGEMVACWALGSLTKKGLGVPKNAAVAVALYKKACNGAVPGACIALAEVIAADEPVEAAKIVARTCDAGHDAACVSVAKCFLNGIGVPKDAERAAKLAGEVCERKEASACALLGSMHEAGDMEGASAVEARRLLQKACDLGNGPACSDLGVMFNAGKGGEKLPERAAELYARGCDLGFSSGCSNAGLLYSQGKGVAADPARAVSFFERGCEGGDGRSCNFLGEHLESGEGVPKDQKRSAEVYERACELGHAHGCYGLGWLYAKGIGVPQSDTTATSWLRRACRGGNRQACEMLRGAGQSER; encoded by the coding sequence ATGAGCATCCGTGAGAAGTTTCGCGTTCTGTTCGGCGCGTCCAGTTTGATCGCGACCGGCGCACTCGGCGTCTCGCCGGCGGGATGCGCGACCAACCTCACCGCGACCACGAGCGGTCGCACAGCCGGCGAGGTCGTGGACGGCGAGCTCCGCTGCTCGGCGATCGCCGCGCAGGCGCAGCCGCTCGTCGTCGACTGGACCGACGAGGATCGCGCGCAGCTGAGCGAGGCAATGGCCGGGGGGCTAGCGGTCTTCCGCTACGACTGCGCGGGCCTGAAGCTGCTCCGTGGGTGCAAGGCACAAGGCTCGTACGGCTTCGCCGGGACGAGTCGAAAGGAGGAGCTCGTCCGACTTGCCGACCGCTCCGAGGTGCGCCTCAACCTGCCCACCTTCGGAGGCGCGCTCGCCTCGAGCCTCGCGTCGCGTGACCGAACGCTCGACGTCGCGATGGTCCTCATCGGAAAGCAGCGCGCCCTCAGCACGAGCGTCGGAGCGAAGCAGCTCGAGGGGGCGGGCGCCTGCGCAGGGGCGACCCACTTCCTGCGAGGCGCTCACCTCGGCGCGTTCGCCCTCGATACCGGGGCGAAGGGCACGCCGCGCCAGCCGTCGTCGGTGTTCGAGGCGCACGCGGCCGGAAGCCCACTCTCGGTGCGCCGCGACGGAGACGTACGCCGCTGCGCCGAGACCGATCCCACGGCGGTACGACCTCCGGATGGCTGCGGTTCGTTCGTTCGTCTCGAGCTCACGAAGGTGGGAACGCCGGGCGGCGAGGACGCCGCAGAGGACGCCTGCCCGTCCGGGCTCGTCCTGGCCGAAGGAAAGTGCGCACTTCCAACGAGTGCAACCGCGCACCAGTGCAAAAAGACCGAACCAAACGACTGCGTGGCCCAGTGTGCGCGTGGCCATGCGAGGAGCTGCGAGACGTTGAGCTTCCTGCTCGGTGAGGGGCGCGGTGTCGAGAAGGATCAGGGACGAGCATTCGAGATCGCACAGAAGGCGTGCGACGACGGCGCTTCTGGAGCGTGCTTCCTAGCCGGCCACGCGCTCCACGAGGGACGCGGAGTCCGGCGCGATCCGTCCCGAGCCGCTGTGCTCTACCGTCGTGCGTGTGACGACGGCGAGATGGTCGCGTGCTGGGCGCTCGGCAGCCTGACGAAGAAGGGGCTCGGCGTTCCGAAGAACGCGGCGGTCGCCGTCGCTCTCTACAAGAAGGCATGCAACGGCGCCGTCCCCGGTGCGTGTATCGCCCTCGCCGAGGTGATCGCTGCTGACGAACCGGTCGAAGCCGCGAAGATCGTGGCGCGGACCTGCGATGCGGGACACGACGCCGCCTGCGTCTCCGTCGCCAAGTGTTTTCTCAACGGCATCGGAGTGCCCAAGGATGCGGAGCGCGCCGCAAAGCTCGCCGGCGAAGTGTGCGAGCGGAAGGAAGCGAGCGCGTGCGCGCTGCTCGGCTCGATGCACGAGGCGGGGGACATGGAAGGCGCCAGCGCCGTGGAAGCCCGGCGCCTGCTCCAGAAGGCGTGCGACCTCGGCAACGGTCCCGCGTGCTCCGACCTGGGCGTGATGTTCAATGCGGGCAAAGGAGGGGAGAAGCTGCCTGAGCGCGCCGCCGAGCTCTACGCTCGCGGATGCGATCTCGGCTTCTCGTCGGGCTGTTCCAACGCCGGACTCTTGTATTCTCAGGGCAAGGGAGTGGCCGCGGATCCAGCGCGCGCAGTGAGCTTCTTCGAGCGCGGCTGCGAGGGGGGCGACGGCAGGTCGTGCAACTTCTTGGGTGAGCACCTCGAATCAGGGGAGGGCGTGCCGAAGGACCAGAAGCGCTCGGCGGAGGTCTACGAGCGTGCGTGCGAGCTGGGGCATGCCCACGGCTGCTATGGCCTTGGCTGGCTCTACGCGAAAGGAATCGGCGTACCCCAGAGCGACACGACCGCGACGAGCTGGCTGCGCCGCGCCTGCCGTGGCGGAAACCGACAGGCGTGCGAGATGCTCCGCGGGGCCGGACAGAGCGAAAGATGA